A portion of the Pogoniulus pusillus isolate bPogPus1 chromosome 6, bPogPus1.pri, whole genome shotgun sequence genome contains these proteins:
- the SMNDC1 gene encoding survival of motor neuron-related-splicing factor 30, which produces MSEDLAKQLASYKAQLQQVEAALSGNAENEDLLKLKKDLQEVIELTKDLLSTQPSETLTSSDSSASALPSHSWKVGDRCMAIWSEDGQCYEAEIEEIDEENGTAAVTFAGYGNAEVTPLFNLKPVEEGRKAKEDSGNKPMSKKEMIAQQREYKKKKALKKAQRIKELEQEREDQKVKWQQFNNRAYSKNKKGQVKRSIFASPESVTGKVGVGTCGIADKPMTQYQDTSKYNVRHLMPQ; this is translated from the exons ATGTCAGAAGACCTTGCTAAGCAGCTAGCTAGCTACAAAGCTCAGCTTCAGCAAGTCGAGGCTGCCTTATCTGGAAATGCAGAAAATGAAGATTTACTAAAACTGAAGAAAGACTTACAG GaagtcatagaattaaccaaaGACCTCCTTTCAACACAACCTTCGGAAACTCTTACAAGTTCTGACagttctgcttctgctctgcccagtCACTCCTGGAAGGTCGGGGATAGGTGTATGGCGATATGGAGTGAGGATGGACA GTGTTATGAAGCTGAGATTGAAGAAATAGATGAGGAGAACGGAACAGCTGCGGTCACATTTGCTGGCTATGGCAACGCTGAAGTGACTCCCCTGTTCAACCTGAAGCCtgtggaagagggaagaaaagcaaaagaggaCAGTGGCAACAAACCCATGTCCAA aAAAGAGATGATAGCCCAGCAACGAGAgtataaaaagaagaaagctcTGAAAAAAGCTCAGAGAATTAAAGAACTTGAACAGGAACGAGAGGACCAGAAAGTCAAGTGGCAGCAATTCAACAACAGAGCCTATTCTAAAAACAAAAAAGGCCAG GTAAAGAGGAGTATTTTTGCTTCCCCTGAGAGCGTAACTGGCAAGGTTGGAGTTGGAACGTGTGGAATTGCAGACAAACCTATGACACAGTATCAAGATACCTCCAAATACAACGTTAGGCATTTGATGCCTCAGTAA